Proteins encoded within one genomic window of Amphiura filiformis unplaced genomic scaffold, Afil_fr2py scaffold_45, whole genome shotgun sequence:
- the LOC140144229 gene encoding uncharacterized protein — MPDLHARLGQLEREVRYLRQQINSNHFNRPRQRSSIPQQRDVIAYRVTGHVKWFNVRQGYGFITRDDTCEDVFVYKRGIAKNNPAKLFPSVGDGEVVEFDIIFVPGRTPEADNVTGPNGACVLGSEHSPNIVAYEDNIPSDSTALSNSCSNDGDKNNDCEELTDNNTGENGKTTADNLHDQCDHKSVCDVEPEICKENHSEHDECVAPQESSAELNVVSCQQLNIHVDEHLKRLKLEAENISSAPHQLLEKFMLEFLQFQQKYLQFYSTMHVHLDSCDIPTSSNMSKSPCPPEAEDISAATRQLVQKLSGEFMQFSEKCLPFYFSMKVHLDASDAD; from the coding sequence ATGCCTGATTTACACGCACGGCTAGGACAGTTGGAGAGAGAAGTTAGATATCTTCGTCAACAGATCAACAGCAACCATTTCAACCGTCCTCGACAGCGGTCATCTATTCCACAGCAACGTGATGTTATTGCCTATCGTGTTACTGGTCACGTAAAGTGGTTTAATGTAAGGCAAGGATATGGTTTCATTACTCGCGATGATACTTGTGAAGATGTTTTTGTGTACAAACGAGGTATCGCAAAGAACAATCCAGCTAAATTGTTTCCCAGTGTTGGAGATGGTGAGGTTGTtgagtttgatataatatttgtACCTGGACGTACTCCGGAAGCAGACAATGTTACTGGACCTAATGGTGCTTGTGTGTTGGGAAGTGAACACTCCCCCAATATTGTTGCTTATGAAGATAATATCCCATCAGACTCCACTGCATTAAGTAACAGTTGCAGTAATGATGGAGACAAGAACAATGATTGTGAAGAACTGACTGACAATAACACTGGTGAAAACGGTAAGACTACTGCTGATAATCTTCATGATCAGTGTGATCACAAAAGTGTATGCGATGTTGAACCTGAAATTTGCAAGGAGAATCATAGTGAACATGATGAATGTGTAGCACCTCAAGAAAGCAGTGCAGAACTTAATGTGGTATCATGTCAGCAGTTAAACATTCATGTGGATGAAcatttaaaaagattaaaacttgAAGCTGAAAACATCTCTTCAGCGCCTCACCAGTTACTCGAGAAATTTATGTTAGAATTCTTGCAATTTCAGCAAAAATATCTGCAATTTTATAGTACTATGCATGTTCATCTTGATTCTTGTGATATACCAACTTCATCAAATATGTCTAAGTCACCATGTCCACCTGAAGCTGAAGACATCTCTGCAGCGACTCGCCAGTTAGTCCAGAAATTATCAGGCGAATTCatgcaattttcagaaaaatgcCTGCCATTTTATTTTTCTATGAAGGTTCATCTTGATGCATCTGACGCTGATTAG